A genomic stretch from Novosphingobium resinovorum includes:
- a CDS encoding TauD/TfdA dioxygenase family protein, giving the protein MRHPESGRKMLHISPLFAQHILGLEAAASNDLLGQLIDHITDDSLAYYHDWKNDELVLWDNFRTIHSAEGVPQGESREMHRTTISATYELGRYLGPQAA; this is encoded by the coding sequence GTGCGGCACCCGGAAAGCGGGCGCAAGATGCTGCACATCTCGCCGCTGTTCGCGCAGCATATCCTCGGGCTGGAGGCGGCGGCGAGCAACGACCTGCTCGGGCAGTTGATCGATCACATCACCGACGACAGCCTCGCCTATTACCACGACTGGAAGAACGACGAGCTGGTGCTGTGGGACAACTTCCGCACCATCCACTCCGCCGAGGGCGTGCCGCAGGGCGAAAGCCGCGAGATGCACCGCACGACGATCTCGGCGACGTACGAACTGGGCCGCTATCTGGGACCGCAGGCGGCGTGA
- a CDS encoding TauD/TfdA dioxygenase family protein: MSFRTTPLLAGREFGLVIDNVAQEHLDDETARACLRDLWARHGLLIFKGISTIAFQLDLSRVFGPLEPHTVRELRDGEYPELYRLKYDPDNDPWLYDVGGEVLGGFTPWHFDLAFVPLSNRGAMLRSVRLPGAGGKTGFIDGVEAYDRLPAALKAQVDDVEIVYQMDSTTRATPSRCVPRAVRSPCCARTRASARCSTGSSGTIRRWSFPPWCGTRKAGARCCTSRRCSRSISSGWRRRRATTCSGS; encoded by the coding sequence ATGAGCTTCAGGACCACGCCGCTGCTTGCGGGCCGCGAGTTCGGACTGGTGATCGACAATGTCGCGCAGGAGCATCTGGACGACGAGACCGCGCGCGCCTGCTTGCGCGACTTGTGGGCGCGGCACGGGCTGCTGATCTTCAAGGGCATCTCGACGATCGCCTTCCAGCTCGACCTCAGCCGGGTGTTCGGCCCGCTGGAGCCGCATACCGTGCGCGAACTGCGTGATGGCGAGTACCCCGAGCTTTACCGGCTGAAGTACGATCCGGACAACGATCCGTGGCTCTACGACGTGGGCGGCGAAGTGCTTGGCGGGTTCACGCCCTGGCATTTCGATCTTGCCTTCGTGCCGCTGAGCAATCGCGGGGCGATGCTGCGGTCGGTGCGGCTGCCGGGCGCCGGGGGCAAGACCGGCTTCATCGACGGCGTCGAGGCCTACGACCGCCTGCCCGCCGCGCTGAAGGCGCAGGTGGACGACGTGGAGATCGTCTACCAGATGGATTCGACCACGCGCGCAACCCCTTCGCGCTGCGTGCCGCGCGCCGTCCGATCACCGTGCTGCGCGAGAACGAGAGCATCCGCTCGATGCTCGACCGGCAGCAGCGGGACTATCCGCCGGTGGTCTTTCCCGCCGTGGTGCGGCACCCGGAAAGCGGGCGCAAGATGCTGCACATCTCGCCGCTGTTCGCGCAGCATATCCTCGGGCTGGAGGCGGCGGCGAGCAACGACCTGCTCGGGCAGTTGA
- a CDS encoding enoyl-CoA hydratase/isomerase family protein translates to MLRRDGAVLRVTIDRPNAANSLSDRLIAELGRLFAGLYWRNDIRVVVLGSTGKHFCAGLDMKERQGRADPTAAGSLIAQRRISEIVIAMRRCPQPIIAHLTGAASGGGFALALAADVRVATPDLRMNAAFVKIGLSGCDIGVSYFLPRIAGAGFAAEFLMTGRFIDAARALNGGLVSAVAPPDEIDAMVQGFVDDMLATAPLGLRLTKEALNCAIDAGGLEQVIALEDRNQILCTYEPEFEAALAAFRARSSGKTA, encoded by the coding sequence ATGCTGCGCCGCGACGGCGCGGTGTTGCGCGTCACCATCGACCGTCCGAATGCCGCGAACAGCCTGAGCGACCGGCTGATCGCCGAACTCGGCCGCCTGTTCGCGGGGCTCTATTGGCGCAACGACATCCGCGTGGTGGTGCTGGGTTCTACCGGAAAGCACTTCTGCGCCGGGCTCGACATGAAGGAGCGGCAGGGCCGCGCCGATCCCACCGCCGCCGGTTCGCTCATCGCCCAGCGGCGGATCAGCGAGATCGTCATCGCCATGCGCCGCTGCCCGCAGCCGATCATCGCTCACCTTACCGGCGCGGCCAGCGGCGGCGGCTTCGCACTGGCACTGGCGGCAGACGTGCGCGTCGCCACGCCGGACCTGCGGATGAACGCCGCCTTCGTGAAGATCGGCCTCAGCGGCTGCGACATCGGCGTCAGCTACTTCCTGCCGCGCATCGCCGGGGCCGGGTTCGCCGCCGAGTTCCTGATGACCGGCCGCTTCATCGACGCGGCCCGCGCCCTCAACGGCGGCCTCGTCTCCGCCGTCGCCCCGCCGGACGAGATCGACGCGATGGTGCAGGGTTTCGTGGACGACATGCTGGCCACCGCCCCGCTCGGCCTGCGACTGACCAAGGAGGCGCTCAATTGCGCCATCGACGCAGGCGGGCTGGAGCAGGTCATCGCGCTGGAAGACCGCAACCAGATCCTGTGTACCTACGAACCGGAATTCGAGGCGGCACTTGCCGCCTTCCGCGCCCGATCCTCGGGCAAGACCGCATAA
- a CDS encoding FG-GAP repeat domain-containing protein, with protein sequence MIRTFRYVLLTCASFASLHAAAAQEKPSSEYTDATRVNVPLAPWLHALDAAFVDFDRDGDLDVAVAVEYGVNQLYLNDGHGQLT encoded by the coding sequence ATGATCCGCACTTTCCGCTACGTCCTGTTAACCTGCGCCAGCTTCGCCTCGCTTCACGCCGCGGCAGCTCAGGAAAAACCCTCCAGCGAGTATACCGACGCAACGCGCGTAAACGTGCCGCTTGCGCCCTGGCTTCACGCGCTCGATGCCGCCTTCGTCGATTTCGATAGGGACGGCGACCTCGATGTCGCGGTCGCCGTGGAATATGGCGTGAACCAGCTCTACCTCAACGACGGGCACGGCCAGCTGACTTGA
- a CDS encoding indolepyruvate ferredoxin oxidoreductase family protein, whose translation MTNELLPISLKERYTQASGRTYLTGMQAMLRVLIDQARADRAAGLSTAGLVSGYPGSPLGGVDSEMMRNAPHFEAENVFHQLGLNEELAATALYGTQMVGELPKPKFDGVFGLWFGKAPGVDRAADAFHHANFHGTAAHGGVLCVAGDDPHARSTILPSDSNTIFSSFYMPVLAPGNVQEVLDYGRHGYALSRAAGLWVGFKLIADVADSAATADLGPDRVQPVIPAIEYDGRPYTPRFHANEAGPPMIAREREIYYGRLEIARAYGRLNGLNRVLGAGERARHGILVGGKSYYDLREALRLLGIDDAELEARGIRILKMGMLYPFDHETAGEFAAGLESIFVVEDKRPFLELALKDMLYGKPDAPVIWGRNDPEGRLLLTACGELSVEIMATALATWLSIERAPAPANPGAVNAPLSTTRQPYFCSGCPHNRSLRVPEGSVVGAGIGCHIMTLWMGPIMGEVTGYTQMGGEGAQFVGAHRFTGTEHFFQNLGDGTYAHSGSLAIRFAAAAGINITYKLLYNSAVAMTGGQDVFAGKSVPGIIDQLKAEGVQRIVVTTDEPERYKGLALPALASVRHRDDLLAVEGELAAVKGVTVLINDQQCAAEKRRLRKRGNLAVKTDKVYINPRICEGCGDCGVKSNCLSVEPFETEFGRKTRINQTSCNSDFSCLLGDCPSFITVDGGMQEARVEPVGEPPVTLVDPGAVLPDRGYAMLMAGIGGTGVVTVNQVLGMAAALEGLHVRSIDQIGSSQKAGPVVSMLHIDRAPVAGAVRIADGQADAYVAFDLLTGADPVHLKVARPDRTIFVGNCDPVPTGGTVTNVRTPYPEKEILLSRIGAHMRSTAIAVDGLRAARLLFGNEVAANMMMIGAAYQAGALPISAAALERAMTLNGVAVKTNIAAFRWGRFAVLDRAAFDSAVDARANPPVPAPVIADDAAARVHALALPVAATERLQLRFGELEAFQSRAYAEEWLAFVEEIAGAAIGSPHRAALVETLGVNLYKLMAYKDEYEVARLFVEAYDRDVASGRIARGQAFQWWLHPTFLRRLGVRRKVKMGRWFVPMARLLAWARRVRGGPLDLFGIGVVRSQEKALIGEYRAMIRSILPRLATEPETVLALAALPDLIRGYEDVKLGNIAAYRAKVGELTQPKSMVEAQQTPIPVGQGA comes from the coding sequence ATGACGAACGAATTGCTGCCGATCAGCCTGAAGGAACGCTACACGCAGGCGAGCGGGCGCACGTACCTCACGGGCATGCAGGCGATGCTGCGCGTGCTGATCGACCAGGCCCGCGCCGACCGCGCGGCGGGGTTGAGCACGGCCGGGCTGGTGTCCGGCTATCCCGGCTCGCCGCTCGGCGGGGTCGACAGCGAGATGATGCGTAATGCGCCGCATTTCGAGGCCGAGAACGTGTTCCACCAGCTGGGGCTGAACGAGGAACTGGCCGCCACCGCGCTCTACGGCACGCAGATGGTGGGGGAACTTCCGAAGCCCAAATTCGACGGCGTCTTCGGCCTGTGGTTCGGCAAGGCGCCGGGCGTCGACCGCGCGGCCGACGCCTTCCACCACGCCAACTTCCACGGCACCGCCGCCCATGGCGGGGTGCTGTGCGTGGCGGGCGACGATCCCCATGCGCGCTCCACCATCCTGCCGTCCGATTCCAACACCATCTTCAGCAGCTTCTACATGCCGGTGCTGGCGCCGGGGAACGTGCAAGAGGTGCTCGACTACGGCCGCCACGGCTATGCCCTGTCGCGCGCGGCGGGGCTGTGGGTGGGCTTCAAGCTGATCGCCGACGTCGCCGATTCCGCCGCCACCGCCGACCTCGGGCCGGACCGGGTGCAGCCCGTCATCCCCGCGATCGAATACGACGGCCGCCCCTATACCCCCCGCTTCCACGCGAACGAGGCGGGGCCGCCGATGATCGCGCGTGAGCGGGAGATCTATTACGGCCGCCTCGAAATCGCGCGTGCCTATGGTCGGCTCAACGGCCTCAACCGCGTGCTCGGCGCGGGCGAGCGGGCAAGGCACGGCATCCTCGTCGGCGGCAAGAGCTACTACGACCTGCGTGAGGCGCTGCGCCTGCTCGGCATCGACGACGCCGAACTGGAGGCACGCGGCATCCGCATCCTCAAGATGGGCATGCTCTATCCCTTCGACCACGAGACGGCGGGCGAATTCGCGGCCGGGCTGGAAAGCATCTTCGTGGTGGAGGACAAGCGCCCGTTCCTCGAACTCGCGCTCAAGGACATGCTTTACGGCAAGCCCGACGCGCCGGTCATCTGGGGTCGCAACGATCCCGAAGGCCGCCTGCTGCTGACCGCCTGCGGCGAGCTCTCGGTGGAGATCATGGCGACCGCGCTGGCGACATGGCTGAGCATCGAGCGCGCCCCTGCACCGGCGAACCCCGGCGCGGTGAACGCGCCGCTTTCCACCACGCGCCAGCCCTATTTCTGCTCGGGCTGCCCGCACAACCGGTCACTCCGCGTGCCGGAGGGGTCGGTCGTCGGCGCCGGGATCGGCTGCCACATCATGACCTTGTGGATGGGCCCGATCATGGGCGAAGTCACCGGCTATACTCAGATGGGCGGCGAAGGCGCGCAGTTTGTCGGCGCCCACCGCTTCACCGGGACCGAGCACTTCTTCCAGAACCTGGGCGACGGGACATATGCCCATTCGGGCAGCCTGGCGATCCGCTTCGCGGCGGCGGCGGGGATCAACATCACCTACAAGCTGCTCTACAATTCTGCCGTGGCGATGACCGGCGGGCAGGACGTGTTCGCGGGCAAGAGCGTGCCCGGCATCATCGACCAGCTGAAGGCCGAAGGCGTCCAGCGCATCGTTGTCACCACCGACGAGCCGGAGCGCTACAAGGGCCTCGCCCTGCCCGCACTCGCCTCGGTGCGCCACCGCGACGACCTGCTCGCGGTCGAGGGGGAACTGGCGGCGGTCAAGGGCGTCACCGTGCTCATCAACGACCAGCAGTGCGCCGCCGAGAAGCGCCGCCTGCGCAAGCGCGGCAATCTCGCGGTGAAGACCGACAAGGTCTATATCAACCCGCGCATCTGCGAAGGCTGCGGCGATTGCGGGGTCAAGTCCAACTGCCTCAGCGTCGAGCCGTTCGAGACCGAATTCGGCCGCAAGACGCGGATCAACCAGACTTCGTGCAATTCGGACTTCTCGTGCCTGCTGGGCGATTGCCCCTCGTTCATCACTGTCGACGGCGGGATGCAGGAGGCCAGGGTCGAGCCGGTGGGCGAGCCGCCCGTCACCCTCGTCGATCCCGGCGCGGTGCTGCCCGATCGCGGCTATGCGATGCTGATGGCAGGGATCGGCGGGACCGGTGTGGTGACGGTCAACCAAGTGCTCGGCATGGCCGCCGCGCTGGAAGGGCTGCACGTGCGCTCGATCGACCAGATCGGCTCCAGCCAGAAGGCCGGGCCGGTGGTGTCCATGCTGCATATCGACCGCGCGCCCGTCGCCGGGGCCGTGCGCATCGCCGATGGGCAGGCCGACGCCTACGTCGCCTTCGACCTGCTGACCGGCGCCGATCCGGTACATCTGAAAGTGGCGCGACCCGACCGCACGATCTTCGTGGGCAACTGCGATCCGGTGCCCACCGGCGGCACCGTCACGAATGTCCGCACGCCCTATCCCGAGAAGGAGATCCTGCTCTCGCGGATCGGCGCGCACATGCGCTCCACCGCGATTGCGGTCGACGGCCTGCGCGCGGCGCGGCTGCTGTTCGGCAACGAGGTGGCGGCGAACATGATGATGATCGGCGCGGCGTATCAGGCCGGCGCGCTGCCCATCTCCGCTGCCGCGCTGGAGCGGGCGATGACCCTGAACGGCGTCGCGGTGAAGACCAATATCGCCGCGTTCCGCTGGGGCCGCTTCGCCGTGCTCGACCGCGCCGCCTTCGATTCCGCCGTTGACGCGCGCGCGAATCCGCCCGTCCCCGCGCCGGTGATCGCCGACGATGCTGCCGCAAGGGTTCACGCGCTCGCCCTGCCTGTCGCCGCGACCGAACGCCTGCAACTGCGCTTCGGCGAACTCGAAGCCTTCCAGAGCCGCGCTTATGCGGAGGAATGGCTGGCCTTCGTCGAGGAGATCGCCGGGGCCGCCATCGGCTCCCCGCACCGCGCGGCGCTGGTCGAGACGCTGGGCGTCAACCTCTACAAGCTGATGGCCTACAAGGACGAATACGAGGTCGCGCGTCTCTTCGTCGAGGCGTACGACCGCGACGTCGCCAGCGGCCGGATCGCGCGCGGGCAGGCGTTCCAGTGGTGGCTGCACCCGACCTTCCTGCGCCGTCTGGGCGTGCGCAGGAAGGTGAAGATGGGCCGCTGGTTCGTACCCATGGCGCGTCTTCTGGCATGGGCCCGGCGCGTGCGCGGCGGTCCGCTCGACCTGTTCGGCATCGGCGTGGTCCGGTCGCAGGAAAAGGCGCTGATCGGCGAATACCGCGCGATGATCCGCAGCATACTACCCCGGCTCGCCACGGAGCCGGAGACGGTGCTGGCGCTGGCCGCCCTGCCGGACTTGATCCGGGGCTACGAGGACGTGAAGCTCGGTAATATCGCCGCCTATCGCGCGAAAGTCGGCGAACTGACGCAGCCGAAGTCGATGGTCGAGGCGCAGCAGACGCCAATCCCGGTCGGACAGGGCGCCTGA
- a CDS encoding TonB-dependent receptor: MFSIAVAATSAGAQEAPAKPGSNEVNEIIVTANKREQSINTVPMTITTASGDALVAAGVQSAADLARVVPGLTAQPSPFNTPVYTLRGVGFYESSIAASPTVVVYTDEVTLPFSAMTKAAALDVERVEVLKGPQGTLFGNNTTGGAINFVANKPTDEFKAGVDASYARFGQVDAQAFISGPVAGDLKARVAARIVEGGAWQYSITRPGDTNGATRMFQGRALFDYQSGPVALSLNLNGWTDRSDSQAPQRIATYISVPGSPEEAANRAYPTPPQTARAADWATSLGNGVDENVNPQRHDDRFFQTALRAEVELSDAVKLTSVSAYERYRSDSYSDFDGTDRNIADNRTIGRIDTYSQELRLSGDTGPLNWVVGGSYEKDETYDQLYYWFWDATTSWVGPLHMGYSSNFSQQNIRTLAAFGNAEYKLTDALTLTGGLRYTDTRRSFTGCTRNEPGGNTDAVFEYLESQLRDPSLPFVPIGERNCTVLDETFAPTITPIQDSLHENNLSWRAGINYKTANRGLVYATVSKGYKAGSFPTTSAANIDQYKPVVQESLIAYETGFKMPIDNRLQVNGALFYYDYTNKQLRGRILDMVFGPLDALVQVPKSRVWGAEAEIQARPFDGLRFNVAATYLDTKIKQFTGYNNAGVIEDFAGAEFPYAPKLQLIADVQYDFALNDRVNAFVGSNLTYNSKANASIGDIPELRIKAYALLDLRAGIEDADGRWKVSVFGRNVTNTYWWSNALQTQDYYIRFTGKPVTYGIQLGWKI, translated from the coding sequence ATGTTTTCAATCGCCGTCGCGGCCACTTCGGCCGGAGCGCAGGAGGCACCGGCAAAGCCGGGCTCGAACGAGGTCAACGAGATCATCGTCACCGCCAACAAGCGCGAACAGTCGATCAACACCGTGCCGATGACGATCACCACCGCCAGCGGCGACGCGCTGGTGGCCGCGGGCGTCCAGAGCGCGGCGGACCTTGCGCGCGTGGTGCCCGGCCTTACCGCCCAGCCCTCGCCGTTCAACACGCCGGTCTATACCTTGCGCGGCGTCGGCTTCTACGAATCCTCGATCGCGGCCTCGCCCACGGTCGTCGTCTACACCGACGAAGTGACCCTGCCCTTCAGCGCCATGACCAAGGCCGCCGCGCTCGACGTCGAGCGTGTCGAAGTGCTCAAGGGCCCGCAAGGCACGCTGTTCGGCAACAACACCACCGGCGGCGCGATCAACTTCGTCGCCAACAAGCCGACCGACGAATTCAAGGCCGGGGTCGATGCCAGCTATGCCCGCTTCGGGCAGGTCGACGCGCAGGCCTTCATCAGCGGCCCGGTTGCGGGCGACCTGAAAGCCCGCGTCGCCGCGCGCATCGTCGAGGGCGGCGCCTGGCAGTACAGCATCACCCGCCCCGGCGACACCAACGGCGCGACGCGCATGTTCCAGGGCCGCGCGCTGTTCGACTACCAGTCGGGGCCGGTAGCGCTCTCGCTCAACCTCAACGGCTGGACCGACCGTTCGGACTCGCAGGCGCCGCAGCGCATCGCGACCTACATCTCGGTCCCCGGCAGCCCCGAGGAAGCCGCCAACCGCGCCTATCCCACCCCGCCGCAGACCGCCCGTGCCGCCGACTGGGCAACGAGCCTTGGCAACGGCGTGGACGAGAACGTCAATCCGCAGCGCCACGACGACCGCTTCTTCCAGACAGCCCTGCGCGCCGAAGTGGAACTGTCGGACGCGGTCAAACTGACCAGCGTATCGGCGTACGAACGCTATCGTTCGGACTCCTACTCCGACTTCGACGGCACCGACCGCAACATCGCCGACAACCGCACGATCGGCCGGATCGACACCTATTCGCAGGAACTGCGCCTGTCGGGCGACACCGGCCCGCTGAACTGGGTCGTCGGCGGCAGCTACGAGAAGGACGAGACCTACGACCAGCTCTATTACTGGTTCTGGGACGCGACGACGTCGTGGGTCGGGCCGCTGCACATGGGCTACAGCTCCAACTTCTCGCAGCAGAACATCCGCACCCTCGCCGCCTTCGGCAATGCCGAATACAAGCTGACCGATGCGCTGACGCTGACCGGCGGCCTGCGCTACACCGACACCCGGCGCTCGTTCACCGGCTGCACCAGGAACGAGCCGGGCGGCAATACCGACGCGGTGTTCGAATATCTGGAATCGCAGCTGCGCGATCCCTCGCTGCCGTTCGTGCCCATCGGCGAACGGAACTGCACCGTCCTTGACGAGACGTTCGCGCCAACGATCACGCCGATCCAGGACAGCCTGCACGAAAACAACCTGTCGTGGCGCGCAGGCATCAACTACAAGACCGCCAATCGCGGCCTCGTCTACGCCACCGTCAGCAAGGGGTACAAGGCGGGCAGCTTCCCGACCACTTCGGCCGCCAACATCGACCAGTACAAGCCGGTCGTGCAGGAATCGCTAATCGCCTACGAAACCGGCTTCAAGATGCCGATCGACAACCGCCTGCAGGTCAACGGCGCGCTGTTCTACTACGACTACACCAACAAGCAGCTGCGCGGCCGCATCCTCGACATGGTGTTCGGCCCGCTCGATGCGCTGGTGCAGGTGCCCAAGTCGCGCGTCTGGGGCGCCGAGGCGGAAATCCAGGCGCGGCCCTTCGACGGCCTGCGCTTCAACGTGGCGGCGACCTACCTCGATACGAAGATCAAGCAGTTCACCGGCTACAACAACGCCGGCGTGATCGAAGACTTCGCGGGCGCCGAATTCCCCTATGCGCCCAAGCTGCAGCTGATCGCCGACGTGCAGTACGACTTCGCGCTCAACGACCGCGTCAACGCCTTCGTCGGCAGCAACCTGACCTACAACAGCAAGGCCAATGCCAGCATCGGCGACATCCCCGAACTGCGCATCAAGGCCTATGCCCTGCTCGACCTGCGCGCCGGTATCGAGGATGCGGACGGGCGCTGGAAGGTCTCGGTCTTCGGCCGCAACGTCACCAATACCTACTGGTGGTCCAACGCCCTGCAGACGCAGGACTATTACATCCGCTTCACCGGCAAGCCGGTGACGTACGGCATCCAGCTGGGCTGGAAGATCTGA
- a CDS encoding SDR family NAD(P)-dependent oxidoreductase: MTGRLEDRVAIVTGASSGIGRAIVERFCSEGAKVLAVDLDAAKLAAAHQAGETLELLAQDIAAPGAAEGIVRRAMEAFGRLDILVNNAGVCLHQPMDQTTDDNWDRTMAVNVTAMFRLCRAAIPALRESGRGRIINTSSIMGHQATVELGAYNASKHAVAGLTKTLALELGTDGTTANYILPGAVRTGMTQPWIDGNPALETAYADLGVMGRMGEPRELASAFLFLASDDASFVTGHGLAVDGGALARVH, encoded by the coding sequence ATGACAGGTCGCCTGGAAGACAGGGTCGCGATCGTGACCGGGGCATCGAGCGGGATCGGCCGCGCCATCGTCGAGCGCTTCTGCAGCGAAGGCGCGAAAGTGCTCGCCGTCGATCTCGATGCGGCGAAGCTGGCGGCAGCGCATCAGGCCGGCGAAACGCTGGAGCTGCTGGCGCAGGACATCGCCGCGCCGGGCGCCGCCGAGGGCATCGTGCGCCGCGCGATGGAAGCGTTCGGCAGGCTCGACATCCTCGTCAACAACGCGGGCGTGTGCCTGCACCAGCCGATGGACCAGACCACCGACGACAACTGGGACCGGACGATGGCGGTCAACGTCACCGCCATGTTCAGGCTGTGCCGCGCGGCCATCCCGGCGCTGCGCGAAAGCGGCCGGGGGCGGATCATCAACACCTCCTCGATCATGGGCCATCAGGCGACGGTGGAACTGGGCGCCTACAATGCCTCGAAGCATGCGGTGGCTGGCCTGACCAAGACGCTGGCGCTCGAACTGGGGACCGACGGGACCACCGCCAACTACATCCTGCCCGGCGCCGTGCGCACCGGCATGACCCAGCCGTGGATCGACGGAAATCCGGCACTGGAGACCGCCTACGCCGACCTCGGCGTGATGGGCCGCATGGGCGAACCGAGGGAACTGGCGAGCGCCTTCCTGTTCCTCGCCTCGGACGACGCCTCGTTCGTCACCGGCCACGGCCTCGCAGTCGACGGCGGCGCACTGGCGCGGGTCCATTAG
- a CDS encoding transposase → MARRSIGQEQLGFAGREHAASSLDALASLIDWSAVDALLNPLYPASKGEPAWPPLAMLKALLVSIWYDLSDVKLAEALDDRASFRRFCEFAANEATPERTAFVRFRRLHVAHKLDRTLFEVVTLQLRSKAVTVKTGTLVDATIIASASESDGDARWVKHKGKRAVHASRPMSAPMPIRR, encoded by the coding sequence ATGGCGCGTCGTTCGATTGGGCAGGAGCAATTGGGATTTGCTGGCCGAGAGCATGCCGCTTCTTCGCTGGACGCGCTTGCCTCGCTGATCGACTGGAGCGCCGTGGATGCGCTTCTCAATCCCCTCTATCCTGCCTCCAAAGGTGAGCCTGCCTGGCCGCCGCTTGCCATGCTCAAGGCACTCCTTGTGTCTATCTGGTACGATCTGTCGGATGTGAAGCTGGCCGAGGCGCTCGACGATCGCGCCTCCTTTCGTCGGTTCTGCGAATTCGCTGCGAACGAGGCCACACCCGAACGGACGGCCTTCGTCAGATTCCGACGACTGCATGTTGCACACAAGCTCGATCGAACTCTGTTCGAAGTTGTGACTTTGCAGCTCAGATCGAAGGCGGTGACGGTCAAGACCGGCACGCTGGTCGATGCGACCATCATCGCGTCGGCCAGCGAGAGTGACGGTGATGCACGCTGGGTGAAGCACAAAGGAAAGCGCGCCGTTCACGCTTCAAGGCCCATGTCGGCGCCGATGCCGATACGGCGCTGA
- a CDS encoding enolase C-terminal domain-like protein, with product MKITGIKAHILKRTEPIYKWKEQWAARSLDHVFVRLLTDVPGVEGQCLTYLMSPMEFKYALPGLQSVLIGRDPHEVEAISFELTDRLERPTPVASAIDICLWDLIGKAHGEPIYRLLGAARNRIRAYASTFYYATPEEYCQLALECRDQGFNAYKIHPSGIPDKDIEICRKVREAVGDTMDLMLDPINEYDRQGALKVGRALDELNFYWYETPLPDSDIPGLRMLSEALDLPVTAVESVEQGLRAYPKYVGAVDSIRAIGDWIGGISAMRKAAAFCEANQMKFEPHSYGTVSVMAAHLHVMLSTHYCDFVEIAVPQGCLDIGMKDKLWIDADGWVSAPTKPGLGYEADMDEIERLTVELLEVGELEEGARIEGRKTAWT from the coding sequence ATGAAGATCACCGGCATCAAGGCCCACATCCTCAAGCGCACCGAGCCGATCTACAAATGGAAGGAGCAATGGGCGGCGCGCAGCCTAGACCATGTCTTCGTGCGCCTGCTGACCGACGTGCCGGGTGTCGAGGGCCAGTGCCTGACCTACCTGATGAGCCCGATGGAGTTCAAATACGCCCTCCCCGGCCTGCAATCGGTGCTGATCGGCCGCGACCCGCATGAGGTGGAGGCGATCTCGTTCGAACTGACCGACCGTTTGGAGCGCCCCACGCCCGTCGCCAGCGCCATCGACATCTGCCTGTGGGATCTCATCGGCAAGGCCCACGGCGAGCCGATCTACCGCCTGCTCGGCGCCGCGCGCAACCGCATCCGCGCCTATGCCAGCACCTTCTACTATGCCACGCCCGAGGAATACTGCCAGCTGGCGCTCGAATGCCGCGATCAGGGCTTCAACGCCTACAAGATCCACCCCTCCGGCATCCCCGACAAGGACATCGAGATCTGCCGCAAGGTGCGCGAGGCGGTGGGCGACACGATGGACCTGATGCTCGACCCGATCAACGAATACGACCGGCAGGGCGCGCTCAAGGTGGGCCGCGCGCTCGATGAGCTGAACTTCTACTGGTACGAAACGCCGCTGCCCGATTCCGACATCCCGGGCCTGCGCATGCTGAGTGAGGCGCTGGACCTGCCGGTGACGGCGGTGGAGAGCGTCGAGCAGGGCCTGCGCGCCTATCCCAAGTACGTCGGCGCGGTCGATTCCATCCGCGCCATCGGCGACTGGATCGGCGGCATCTCCGCCATGCGCAAGGCCGCCGCCTTCTGCGAGGCGAACCAGATGAAGTTCGAGCCGCACAGCTACGGCACCGTCAGCGTCATGGCCGCGCACCTGCACGTCATGCTCTCCACCCATTACTGCGATTTCGTCGAGATCGCGGTGCCGCAGGGTTGCCTCGACATCGGCATGAAGGACAAGCTGTGGATCGATGCCGACGGCTGGGTCAGCGCGCCCACCAAGCCGGGGCTGGGATACGAGGCCGACATGGACGAGATCGAGCGCCTGACGGTCGAACTCCTCGAAGTCGGCGAGTTGGAGGAAGGCGCGCGGATCGAGGGCCGCAAGACGGCCTGGACCTGA
- a CDS encoding GMC oxidoreductase — protein MGCEGEGVVDARLRVHGIDGLRVVDCVWIPTAISGNINGPCMAFAWRAAELILDQRVGQ, from the coding sequence ATGGGCTGCGAAGGTGAGGGAGTGGTCGATGCGCGCCTGCGCGTCCATGGCATCGACGGGTTGCGGGTAGTCGATTGTGTATGGATACCTACGGCGATCTCGGGCAATATCAACGGTCCCTGCATGGCCTTCGCGTGGCGCGCGGCAGAACTTATACTCGATCAACGCGTCGGCCAATGA